One Acidimicrobiia bacterium genomic window, TGAAGTCCGCCCTTCCATCAGAACAACCTTTCAAAGACTCACGCCGTTGTAATCGCCCAGTGTACGGGGGGCCAGAAAACCTCTGACAGCCAGGTATCCTCGGGAGACAATGGAGTACGAACAGCTTCATAGCTCGCCTGTTCTGAGAAGGCGAATACCAACGTTCCAATAAACGTTGGTTATTGTGTAGGCTTGGCGCACCCGGCTCGGGCAATGACTGAGTACGAAGCGGATTACCGAGAGAAAGGTAGAAAAAGCTATCATTCCGGTAGTAATTGGTTTCGCTTCCGCTGTAGGCCCGAAGCGGTGGCGCATGTGTCACGTGTGCGCCTAGGTCAGTGCGCTATCACCGGCAATTGTATCTGTGTGTAGGGCCCACGGCGGCGGCCTGAACTTCAAAGAGATGTCCGCAGGACCAACGACAGAAAAGAAGAACCCGGTAAGGCTCGACGAAGTAGTCATAAGGCTCTCAGGAGACTCCGGTGACGGCATGCAGCTCACCGGAGATCGCTTGACATCAGTCACTGCTCTTGCTGGAAACGATCTGGCTACACTACCGAACTTTCCTGCCGAAATCAGGGCCCCCGCTGGAACTGTGGCGGGTGTTTCCACATTCCAGCTCCATTTTGCGGATTTCGATATCTACAGTCCTGGTGATCAGCCGGATGTGCTGGTAGCTATGAACGCCGCCGCACTCAAGGCCAACCTTGCCGACTTGAAACCTGGCGGAATTCTAATTTTGAACTCAGATGGATTCGACGAGCGAAGCTTGCACAAAGCGGGTTACCAAGTCGATCCGAGACAAGATGGATCCCTTGCGTCTTACAAGGTTTACGAAGTTCCGATGACAAAGCTGACATTGGAAGCTACCAAGGATTTAGACGTAAAACCGAGGGACGCAGAGCGATCGAAGAACTTCTTTGCTTTGGGGTTGCTGTGCTGGCTTTTCTCGCGTCCTCCTGAGCCCATTCTTGAATGGATTGCGAAGAGGTTTGCATCTCGTCCCCTCGTGCAGAAGGCGAATGAAGCTGCGTTCAAAGCCGGCTACAACTTCGGCGAGACTGCCGAGATCTTCGAGCTACGGTACGAAGTCCCTCCTGCCAAGCTTGAACCAGGCACTTACAGAAGCATCACTGGAAATATGGCCCTAGCGCTGGGTCTGGTAACCGCCTCGAAGCTGGCTAACATGACACTTTTCTTTGGGTCGTATCCAATCACGCCGGCCTCGGACATCCTCGAACAGCTTGCGGCACTGAGGAACTTCGATGTGATTACGTTTCAAGCTGAAGACGAGATTGCGGGAGCCGGAGCCGCACTAGGAGCATCTTACGCTGGTTTTCTGGGAGTTACAGGTACAAGCGGTCCGGGAATAGATCTAAAGTCTGAAACTATCGGATTGGCCGTGGCCTTAGAGATTCCGCTAATCGTGATAGATGTGCAACGAGCAGGGCCTTCTACTGGTCTTCCCACCAAGACCGAGCAGGCAGATTTACTGGCGGCATTGTTTGGGCGACACGGGGAGTCTCCTGTCCCCATACTGGCCCCTGCGACTCCAAGCGATTGCTTCTATATAGCCTTGGAGGCAGCCCGTATTGCCGTGAAATACCGAACCCCCGTCTACGTTCTGTCTGAGACCTATTTGGCAAATAGCTCCGAGCCATGGAAGATTCCTGATCCTGATAGTCTAGATCCAATCGAGCCTCACTTCGCGACCGAGCCCAACTACGATGGGGAGTTCCGACCTTACAAGCGCGATCCCGAGACGCTCGCTAGAGCTTGGGCCATCCCTGGCACTCCTGGCCTGCAGCACCGTATTGGTGGCCTCGAAAAAGAAGACGTAACAGGGAACGTCTCTTATGATCCGGACAATCACCACAGGATGACATATCTACGTGCCGAAAAGGTTGCCCGCATTGCCAACGATATTCCGCTGCTAGAGGTGGAAGGTGACGTTGATGCTTCTGTTCTAGTACTCGGCTGGGGCGCGACGTTCGGTCCGATTAGTACAGCGGTGGAGCGTGTGAGACAGGAAGGTGTGAGAATTGCCCAGGCACATTTGAGGTACCTAAATCCCATGCCGCGGAATACGGGAGAGGTTCTAAAGCAATACGAAAAAATTATTGTTCCCGAAGTCAATACAGGTCAGTTGGCTTTCCTTTTGAAGGGGCGATATTTAGTGGATGTAGTGGGGCTCAACTTGGTGCGCGCATTGCCGCTTAGATCGGTCGATATCGAAAACAAGATCTGGGAGGAGCTCAAGAGTGGCTGACGTATTGACTGTCGCGGCTGAAAAACAACAAGCAGGTAACGGGCATTACACCCGGAAGGATTTTCAATCCGATCAAGAAGTCAGATGGTGCCCTGGGTGCGGCGACTACACGATCCTAGCATCGGTGCAGAATTTTTACGCGGAACAAGGGATAGATCCCTGCAAGATAGTGATCGTCTCCGGTATCGGGTGCGCTGCGCGCTTTCCGTACTATGTGAACGTTTATGGCATGCACGCCATTCATGGAAGAGCTCCAGCTATAGCTACCGGAATCGCCTTGACTCG contains:
- a CDS encoding 2-oxoglutarate ferredoxin oxidoreductase subunit alpha; amino-acid sequence: MSAGPTTEKKNPVRLDEVVIRLSGDSGDGMQLTGDRLTSVTALAGNDLATLPNFPAEIRAPAGTVAGVSTFQLHFADFDIYSPGDQPDVLVAMNAAALKANLADLKPGGILILNSDGFDERSLHKAGYQVDPRQDGSLASYKVYEVPMTKLTLEATKDLDVKPRDAERSKNFFALGLLCWLFSRPPEPILEWIAKRFASRPLVQKANEAAFKAGYNFGETAEIFELRYEVPPAKLEPGTYRSITGNMALALGLVTASKLANMTLFFGSYPITPASDILEQLAALRNFDVITFQAEDEIAGAGAALGASYAGFLGVTGTSGPGIDLKSETIGLAVALEIPLIVIDVQRAGPSTGLPTKTEQADLLAALFGRHGESPVPILAPATPSDCFYIALEAARIAVKYRTPVYVLSETYLANSSEPWKIPDPDSLDPIEPHFATEPNYDGEFRPYKRDPETLARAWAIPGTPGLQHRIGGLEKEDVTGNVSYDPDNHHRMTYLRAEKVARIANDIPLLEVEGDVDASVLVLGWGATFGPISTAVERVRQEGVRIAQAHLRYLNPMPRNTGEVLKQYEKIIVPEVNTGQLAFLLKGRYLVDVVGLNLVRALPLRSVDIENKIWEELKSG